One Desulfobulbus propionicus DSM 2032 DNA segment encodes these proteins:
- the mutM gene encoding bifunctional DNA-formamidopyrimidine glycosylase/DNA-(apurinic or apyrimidinic site) lyase, which yields MPELPEVEVTRRGLLAPLSGRTVVRVSWSAHRLRGPIPRKLLQEHIAAQQIRTIDRRAKYLLLRMVNGAVLVIHLGMTGKLGLIQGQTTLHKHDHLVLHLDNGLDVRFNDSRRFGSIVVWPPDHAAQLEADFSRKEGLEPFGPAFIADNLLALARGRRVAVKSLLMNSRLIAGIGNIYANEILFAARIAPQQPAHLLTEKEWGRIIQESRRILQLAIDAGGSSISDFLGVSGHPGYFQLQLAVYGRKDAPCPRCGQAILKTIQGGRATYHCPGCQPHVE from the coding sequence ATGCCTGAACTGCCGGAAGTGGAGGTAACCCGGAGAGGCTTGCTGGCCCCCTTGTCTGGCAGAACCGTGGTCAGGGTCTCGTGGAGCGCCCACCGATTGCGCGGCCCAATCCCCCGCAAGCTCCTACAGGAACACATTGCCGCCCAACAGATCCGGACCATCGATCGACGCGCCAAATACCTGCTGTTGCGAATGGTCAACGGCGCGGTGCTGGTGATACATCTGGGCATGACCGGCAAGCTCGGCCTGATCCAGGGGCAAACGACGCTCCATAAACACGATCACCTGGTGTTGCACCTGGACAATGGCTTGGATGTCCGCTTCAACGACAGCCGCCGATTCGGCTCGATCGTGGTTTGGCCGCCGGACCACGCCGCGCAATTGGAGGCGGATTTTTCCCGCAAGGAGGGCCTCGAACCCTTCGGACCAGCTTTCATCGCCGACAACCTGCTCGCCCTGGCTCGCGGCAGGCGGGTCGCCGTGAAGTCTTTGCTGATGAACAGCCGTCTCATTGCCGGTATCGGCAACATCTATGCCAATGAAATTCTCTTCGCCGCCCGGATTGCACCGCAGCAACCAGCACATCTCCTGACCGAGAAGGAATGGGGGCGAATCATTCAGGAGAGCCGCCGCATACTGCAACTGGCCATTGATGCCGGCGGTTCCTCCATCTCCGATTTTCTCGGCGTCAGCGGTCATCCCGGATATTTTCAACTGCAGCTCGCGGTGTATGGCCGCAAAGACGCCCCCTGCCCCCGCTGCGGCCAAGCCATCCTCAAAACCATTCAAGGTGGCAGGGCCACCTACCACTGTCCCGGCTGCCAACCCCACGTCGAGTGA
- a CDS encoding PilZ domain-containing protein — translation MTTERRQYIRPESLNLLDYLVVDEQGRQGAYSMARTLNVSKGGILMETHLPLQQGQQVLITLGLKDRLIDVMGRVVYTTGSAGRYHNGIEFFHLSENDRGILENYVEAFHKLYAEESSRHPLP, via the coding sequence ATGACCACGGAACGCAGACAATACATCCGGCCAGAATCATTAAATTTACTTGATTACCTCGTCGTGGACGAACAAGGACGGCAGGGCGCGTATTCCATGGCCCGAACACTGAATGTCAGCAAGGGAGGGATTCTGATGGAAACGCATCTCCCGTTGCAGCAGGGCCAGCAGGTGCTGATCACCTTGGGGCTGAAGGATCGGCTGATTGATGTGATGGGACGTGTTGTCTATACGACCGGCTCGGCAGGCCGTTATCACAACGGCATTGAATTTTTCCACCTCTCCGAGAACGACCGCGGCATCCTGGAAAACTATGTGGAGGCTTTTCACAAGCTGTACGCGGAAGAGAGCTCCCGGCATCCCCTCCCCTGA
- a CDS encoding 4'-phosphopantetheinyl transferase family protein, with amino-acid sequence MARNGSGAFPNGGHALLAAMDVSAFRFAPLLPAKTCLSLLDLRLLAPLLAQEEPLELLTSWLSANEARFLAGLTYPKRRVEWLGGRLAAKHGLSRLTAAHSSTPYRDYSLLPDAHGRPVLDSPLPFGDSLHVSISHSKHYAAALVTTAPVCGLDIQEKTARLVAVQERITTADERALASAIPDPPTRLALLWTVKEAVKKGCLADHPSFFGAIRVIDLDHDPLATFWTARCLVRDEGVVLARIIEFDNYLLAWVIGADHA; translated from the coding sequence ATGGCAAGGAACGGTTCGGGGGCGTTCCCGAATGGCGGACATGCGCTCCTGGCCGCCATGGACGTGTCGGCCTTCCGGTTCGCGCCGCTACTTCCCGCCAAGACCTGCCTTTCGCTGCTTGACCTGCGCCTGCTGGCACCGTTATTGGCCCAAGAGGAGCCCCTTGAGCTGCTGACGTCCTGGCTGTCGGCCAATGAAGCCCGTTTCCTCGCCGGCCTCACCTACCCAAAACGGCGGGTGGAATGGCTGGGCGGCAGGCTGGCGGCCAAACACGGCCTGAGCAGACTGACAGCCGCTCACTCGTCAACGCCTTACCGTGACTATTCGCTCCTGCCCGATGCGCATGGCCGCCCCGTGCTGGATTCACCGCTCCCCTTCGGCGATTCCCTCCACGTGTCCATCTCGCACAGCAAACACTACGCCGCCGCCCTGGTGACCACGGCTCCGGTCTGCGGCCTGGACATTCAGGAAAAGACCGCGCGGCTGGTCGCGGTGCAGGAGCGGATCACTACGGCCGACGAACGGGCCTTGGCAAGCGCAATCCCGGACCCGCCGACCCGGCTGGCCCTCCTGTGGACGGTCAAGGAGGCGGTGAAGAAAGGATGTCTTGCCGATCATCCTTCCTTTTTCGGAGCCATCCGGGTCATTGACCTTGACCACGATCCGCTGGCGACGTTCTGGACCGCCCGTTGCCTGGTGCGAGACGAGGGCGTGGTGTTGGCCCGGATCATCGAATTCGACAACTACCTGCTGGCCTGGGTTATTGGAGCAGACCATGCCTGA
- a CDS encoding CvpA family protein, with the protein MPTFTDLTYFDRAIALIFLFFLARGLWIGCVRQLAALFALIGGYFCASQYGDRILPLSAPFVDHPKVIFLACFAVSSLVAVGGFTLVGKVLRRVRRIARRGWLDRLTGMVVGGIKAAMVTSLLYMLLTSSLSATNELLRTSFSSPYLRQGAEVLRSRIVDSRLRDAFAQKEPAILPELPPGKDQEEPVER; encoded by the coding sequence ATGCCTACCTTCACTGATCTGACCTATTTTGACCGTGCAATTGCCTTGATTTTTTTGTTCTTCCTGGCGCGGGGCCTGTGGATCGGTTGCGTGCGCCAGTTGGCCGCGTTGTTCGCCCTGATCGGCGGCTATTTCTGTGCCAGCCAGTATGGGGACAGGATTCTGCCGTTGTCCGCGCCCTTTGTCGACCATCCGAAAGTGATTTTTTTGGCCTGTTTCGCGGTCAGCTCCCTTGTGGCCGTCGGGGGCTTCACCCTGGTCGGCAAGGTGTTGCGCCGTGTGCGGCGAATCGCCCGGCGTGGTTGGCTGGATCGGTTGACCGGGATGGTGGTCGGTGGGATCAAGGCGGCGATGGTGACCTCGCTGCTGTACATGCTTCTGACCTCCAGCCTCTCGGCCACCAACGAGCTGCTCCGGACCTCCTTCTCCTCGCCCTATCTGCGGCAGGGGGCGGAGGTGTTGCGCTCGCGCATCGTTGATTCACGCCTGCGCGACGCTTTCGCCCAGAAGGAACCCGCCATCCTCCCCGAGCTTCCGCCCGGGAAAGACCAGGAGGAGCCGGTGGAACGGTGA
- a CDS encoding phosphomannomutase/phosphoglucomutase, translating into MTTSLRCFTAYDVRGKVPEEFNADIALRIALAVVRHCAVGTMVVGRDMRLSSPEIAEAVMVGLAAHGIDVIDIGLCGTEEVYHAVFSGADKGVEGGIMITASHNPVEYNGMKIVERQARPVSRDNGLVEIARMAGDETWSRQMCAHKPARPGRCTRITDKQAYIAHLLNTVDCAIMRPLRIVVNSGNGCAGPIVDLLAPHLPFDFIRLHHEPDGRFPNGVPNPLLPEKREATAMAVRAHRADLGIAWDGDCDRCFFYDENGRFIEGYYIVGLLATTMLQHHPGATILHDPRLVWNTREMVLAAGGIPVMTRTGHAFIKAAMRSLDAVYGGEMSAHHYFRAFGYCDSGMLPWLLLCGLMSRSGQKLSALCDERMAAYPVSGEINSKVDDPDAVIARIEQRYADGVRDDTDGLSVEYPRFRFNLRRSNTEPVLRLNVETRGEANLLRQKTEELLQLIRV; encoded by the coding sequence ATGACCACATCGCTGCGTTGTTTCACAGCCTACGACGTTCGCGGCAAGGTTCCCGAGGAGTTCAATGCCGATATCGCCCTGCGCATTGCCCTGGCCGTTGTCCGGCACTGCGCGGTGGGCACGATGGTTGTCGGTCGTGACATGCGGTTGAGCAGTCCCGAAATTGCCGAAGCCGTCATGGTCGGCCTGGCAGCCCACGGCATCGACGTGATCGATATCGGCCTCTGTGGCACGGAAGAGGTTTACCACGCGGTCTTCAGCGGTGCGGACAAGGGCGTCGAGGGCGGGATCATGATCACCGCCAGCCATAACCCGGTGGAATACAACGGCATGAAGATCGTCGAGCGGCAGGCGCGCCCGGTTTCGCGCGACAACGGCCTGGTCGAGATTGCCCGCATGGCCGGTGACGAGACCTGGTCTCGGCAGATGTGCGCCCATAAACCGGCGCGGCCCGGCCGTTGCACCAGGATTACCGACAAGCAGGCCTATATCGCCCATCTCCTCAACACGGTCGACTGCGCGATCATGCGGCCGTTGCGTATCGTGGTCAACAGCGGCAACGGCTGCGCCGGACCAATTGTCGACCTGTTGGCACCGCACTTGCCTTTTGACTTCATTCGTCTGCACCATGAACCCGATGGCCGGTTTCCCAACGGTGTACCCAATCCGCTTCTGCCCGAGAAACGGGAGGCCACGGCCATGGCGGTACGTGCGCATCGGGCCGATCTGGGCATTGCCTGGGACGGCGATTGTGACCGCTGCTTTTTCTACGACGAAAACGGCCGGTTCATCGAGGGCTATTATATTGTCGGGTTGCTGGCCACCACCATGCTCCAACACCATCCGGGGGCAACCATTCTCCACGACCCCCGACTGGTATGGAACACCCGGGAGATGGTCCTGGCCGCCGGCGGCATCCCGGTCATGACCCGCACGGGCCATGCCTTTATCAAGGCCGCGATGCGGTCGCTGGATGCGGTCTACGGCGGCGAGATGTCGGCCCATCATTATTTCCGCGCTTTCGGTTACTGCGACTCAGGCATGCTTCCCTGGCTGCTGCTATGCGGGCTGATGAGCCGTTCCGGGCAGAAGCTGTCGGCGCTCTGCGATGAACGGATGGCCGCCTATCCGGTGAGCGGCGAAATCAATTCCAAGGTCGATGATCCCGATGCGGTCATCGCCCGGATCGAACAACGCTACGCCGATGGCGTCAGGGATGACACCGACGGTCTCTCCGTCGAATATCCTCGCTTTCGCTTCAACCTGCGTCGCTCCAACACCGAGCCGGTGCTGCGGCTCAATGTGGAAACCAGGGGCGAGGCAAACCTTTTGCGCCAGAAAACCGAGGAGCTGCTGCAACTGATCAGGGTGTGA